The Daucus carota subsp. sativus chromosome 9, DH1 v3.0, whole genome shotgun sequence genome window below encodes:
- the LOC108202437 gene encoding probable protein arginine N-methyltransferase 6: MERATDSGKDGDHQRQVSDDDDEETEIEETAYDFHDFNIHQAVIKDNVRNEAYRAAILQHQDNYIKDRVVVDVGSGTGILSIFCAQAGAKRVYAVEDTEIALQAQKVMEANNLSERVIVLHGYVEDVGINEKVDVIVSDWMDQLLLYNHENMLGSVLTARDRLLKPGGLIMPSNATLYIAPATLPDRYSSKIDFWRNVYGIDMSAMVPWAIQDAYEDPCVEKIKSENLLALPQVVKRVDCYTINIQELESFKSRFEFQCLTRATFHGFAFWFDVEFSGPVTSPADSNAPPLQSSSNHPTTSGQKRKRDDPIEAIVLSTAPDKPPTHWEQMVVYLNNPIDVEQGHRIEGSVTLTPNQEEDGPKVHIRLEYKSGHRSFVREAVMR; encoded by the exons ATGGAAAGAGCAACTGACAGCGGCAAAGACGGTGATCATCAACGCCAAGTTTCCGACGACGACGACGAAGAAACAGAAATCGAAGAAACTGCATATGATTTCCACGATTTTAACATTCATCAGGCAGTCATTAAG GACAATGTGCGCAATGAAGCTTATAGGGCTGCTATCTTGCAGCATCAGGATAACTACATCAAAGACAGA GTTGTGGTTGATGTTGGTTCAGGAACAGGGATTCTTTCTATATTTTGTGCTCAGGCTGGTGCAAAACGA GTTTATGCAGTGGAAGACACTGAAATAGCGTTGCAG GCACAAAAAGTCATGGAGGCCAATAATCTATCTGAAAGGGTCATTGTTTTACATGGATATGTGGAG GATGTTGGAATTAATGAAAAGGTCGATGTTATAGTTTCAGACTGGATGGATCAGTTACTTCTCTATAACCATGag AACATGTTGGGGAGCGTCCTTACAGCCAGAGATCGCTTGCTAAAACCTGGTGGTCTTATTATGCCTTCAAATGCGACG CTGTATATAGCTCCTGCCACTCTTCCTGACAGATACAGTTCAAAAATTGATTTCTGGCGCAATGTCTATGGAATTGACA TGTCTGCTATGGTACCTTGGGCAATACAAGATGCATACGAAGACCCGTGTGTGGAGAAGATTAAGAGTGAAAATCTTTTAGCATTGCCTCAAGTG GTGAAGCGTGTTGACTGTTATACAATTAATATACAGGAGCTAGAATCATTTAAATCAAGATTCGAGTTTCAGTGTCTGACACGAG CAACCTTTCATGGATTTGCTTTCTGGTTCGATGTCGAATTTAGTGGCCCTGTGACATCCCCTGCTGATAGCAATGCACCACCCTTGCAGTCTTCAAGCAATCACCCCACTACGAGTGGTCAAAAGAGAAAGCGTGACGATCCAATTGAAGCTATTGTACTGTCAACAGCACCTGACAAGCCACCAACACACTGGGAACAA ATGGTGGTCTACTTGAACAATCCAATAGATGTTGAACAAGGTCACCGGATTGAAGGTTCTGTGACATTGACACCTAATCAGGAAGAAGATGGTCCCAAAGTGCACATCCGCCTTGAATACAA GTCAGGTCACCGTTCCTTTGTGAGAGAAGCAGTAATGCGCTAA